The Artemia franciscana chromosome 11, ASM3288406v1, whole genome shotgun sequence genome has a segment encoding these proteins:
- the LOC136033174 gene encoding uncharacterized protein LOC136033174, whose amino-acid sequence MKIHMKTLAIEKPKKSYIFQSATPSQAIEFNCRLLMRSLDRSSPQSYLEQCRKILDLSNLVLDKRFRGQLVSTIFTKLSKYPVAIQIETIEDVLIDVWKALSHDEFLVDFRAICDFLSRYSFLMEKILSKYGPESKEATVLYNYISRSGKLLSSTWELCKTTILTEKDTTQLINIGKRLKEINLEVWMKYPSHLQPIALLSESEEDNISLIYEGVNHNPVDIVVLFLHFPKILSEILKKTNSNDVSEQRMINHILWRCFGVIVSGVDQTEILDELKKSYNFRSVYCSEPMILSE is encoded by the exons ATGAAGATTCATATGAAGACCCTAGCtatagaaaaacccaaaaagtcttatatttttcaatcaGCCACACCGAGTCAGGCTATCGAGTTCAACTGCAGATTACTGATGAGATCACTAGATCGATCATCACCGCAGTCGTACTTGGAACAATGCAGGAAGATATTAGATCTCTCAAACCTCGTATTAGACAAGAGGTTTAGAGGTCAGCTTGTGAGTACAATCTTTACCAAACTGTCTAAGTATCCAGTCGCAATACAAATAGAAACCATTGAAGACGTTCTAATAGATGTATGGAAAGCTCTTTCCCATG ATGAGTTTTTGGTGGATTTCAGAGCCATCTGTGATTTCCTGTCAAGATATAGCTTTCTAATGGAGAAGATATTGTCTAAGTATGGACCTGAATCAAAAGAGGCAACTGTGCTTTATAACTATATTTCAAGAAGTGGAAAGCTATTGTCTTCTACTTGGGAATtatgcaaaacaacaattttgacaGAAAAAGATACGACACAATTGATaaatattggtaaaagattAAAG GAAATCAATCTTGAAGTTTGGATGAAATATCCGAGTCATCTCCAGCCAATAGCTCTTTTATCTGAATCTGAGGAGGATAATATCAGCCTGATTTATGAAGGTGTAAATCACAATCCTGTTGACattgttgttttatttctcCATTTCCCAAAAATACTGAGCGAAATCCTCAAAAAGACAAATTCTAATGATGTAAGCGAGCAAAGAATGATAAATCATATATTATGGAGATGTTTTGGGGTAATTGTTTCTGGGGTAGACCAAACTGAGATTTTAGATGAATTGAAGAAATCCTATAATTTTCGTTCCGTTTATTGTAGTGAGCCAATGATTTTGAGTGAATga